From the genome of Candidatus Obscuribacterales bacterium:
TTGATTCTGGCAACTAAATACGCCAATTCATATGGACTTGTTTTGTTCGCACCCGGCAAATCCGGTAACCAGGCATTTAATTGGGTTTGTTTCAGCCCCCATTGTTTAAACAACGGATTGAACTTATCAATGCCGCCAAGTAAATCAATGACGAGATTGGTGGCAGTGTTGTCCGATCTGGTAATCATCAGTTCGGCTGCGTCTTGAACGGAAATTTTGGAACCTACAGGTCGCCACTGCAAAATGCCGGAACCGCCTGCCATCAAGTCTTTGCGCAATTCAAGTTGCTTATTTGGATCAACTAGGTGTTTGTCTTGCGCGCTCAACAATGCAACTAAAATAGGAATCTTGATAATGGAAGCTGCAGGGAATTTGTGATAGCCGTTAATTTCGGCATATTCGCCGGAGTCGAGATCAACAGCGAAGACACCGGCTGTTAATTTCGGCAAGTTAGCGGCTTCTTTCAGCCCAGTGGCAATGGTTTCCGATTCTGCTTTCAATGCAAATGGCGGTGCTATAAGGACAGGTGTTTCTGGTATCAGATCGTTTGCCAGGGTGGTATTGGGTGTATCGGCAGGGAGTTTGTAGCATTGTAGTAAGGTGATTAAACAGGCAAGCATGCCATAAAGAACGAGCCGTTGTCCGGGTGGCAGGCGCTTATTTCTCTTCTTGCGGGCCACGTGACGCTTTGCGTGTTTAACACGCAACGGATAAGTTTGTCTCTGGTGGTTTCCTGAATGATTCACATTTACCATTTTAGCCTCAAATCAAATTTTGGTAAGATTCTGTGCGTCCTTATGCTCGGTTTTAATCTCGACTGCAGCTGTTCTTCGTGGGATGAAGAAGTACAACGAAAGCAAAACAAACGTGGTTAATGACAGCCAGTATCTTGAAAGTAGCGAAACGTCGGTGCGTGGTGAGACGAAGCCTTCTATGCAGGCGGCAATAATGAGAAGGGGAATGCAGCCGCCAAAAAGTCCTAAAGCCGGCTTGGCTGCTAGTTTTAAGGAATCTATGCGCGAATAATTGCCGGGAAACAAAAGAGCTTTCCCTATCAAAAGACCGGCCCCGCCGCTTATGAAGATTGCCGTGAGTTCCAAAACTCCGTGAGGCGCTACAAAGGCTAGAAGATTACGGGCAATGCCGAAATTGTGGCAGACACCAAATATGGTGCCAAGAGAAATGCCATTAAATATTAAAACGATTGCTGTGCCAACGCCAAAGGTAATTCCCAAGGCAAAAGCTACGATGGATACGTGGATGTTATTGGTGACAATCTGGGAGGCGGCAAGAGGACTGAAATTTTGTATACCGCCTGTCCACAATTCCCGCTTTTCAACGGTACTCCAGATATGGTCTGGTACTAAAGGGTCACCATGGAAAAGTTCTTGGCGAGCAAAATTAAGGTCCGAGTTGGTTGCTACGTAAGAACCTATTAGAGGTAAAACGAAAAGCGTAACAGCAGCCAATACATAGGCAAAATATCTCAAGACCAAATTGGGGAATTCCACCCAGAGAAAGCGCAGTAGATCAATTAAGCGGTTATTGGTGTTTTGATAAACCTGGTTGTGGGCGCGGACTACTAAATTGTTGATGTAGCTTTCCAGTTGCCTATCAACCATAAATGAGCGCGCTCGAGATAAATCGGCTGAGGTTGCTCTGTAAAGTCTGCCCAACTGTCTCAATTCTTCCTTGCTTAAACCGGCCATGCCGAATTTATCTATGCCGGCAAGAATTGCTTCCAGCTTTTGCCAGGACTTCTTCCTTTGTCTTACCCAACGTTCGAGGTTCACAGGAGTATACTTTTATCGAAGTCATGCCAAGTTAGGTCAGTCCGTGCAAAATCCAGACTATGTAATATCTACCCCGGAAAACGTCGAGTTACACCTGGAGATGGCTGGTTTGGGCAACCGCATCTTGGCTTGCCTGATTGATACTGCCATTAGCTACCTGGTCGTCGGCATAATAGTTGGACTGGCCTTTGGCGTCGCCTATTTTCTGGAATCCATGCACCTACCTTGGCAGCAGGCGACCGTGCTCGGAATTTATCTTGTGAGCGTCACCATTATCAGCGTCTTTGTGGTTATGCTGGGTTATTTCATTTACTTTGAGGTGCGGTGGCAGGGACAGACGCCAGGCAAGCGCGTTATGCGCATTCGGGTGGTCGATGAAAATGGCGCGCCTGTAAAAACAAGCGCTGTTTGGATTCGCAACCTCGTGCGCAATGTTGATGTGGGAGTTTTCTTTATTGGAGTTCTCTTCATTATGTTCGATAAGAGAGAAAGGCGCCTTGGTGATTTTGCCGGAGCTACTCTTGTAATAAGGGAAAGACGACTCGACCCGATGATTGTCGAAGCAGGCTTTGCTGAATCCAAAGACTTCGTGCGGCATGTTGATGCCGGCAGACTTAGCCCGGAAGAGTATCAAATAGTGGCTAGTTTTCTGGCGCGGCGCAACAAGCTGGAAAAGGGAGCAAGACAGCTTTTGGCTCGCGACCTCAAGGAATACTTGATGAAAAAGGTCGGCGATGCGCAATTGAAAGAACAGAGTCCCGAGCTTTTTCTGGAAGCTGTTTACTTTGCCTATCAGGAGCGAGCGATTTAAAACCGGATTTGGTTCTAACTTAGCGCTGCGCTACTGGAACATAGTTCAAGTTGTTTGGTCCTGTGTACTCGGCACGTGGACGAATCAAACGATTGTTTGAGTATTGCTCAAGCACGTGAGCTGTCCAGCCGGAAATGCGGCTCATAGCAAACACTGGCGTGAAGAGATCCTCTGGAATGCCGAGCATGTAGTAGACCGAAGCGGAGTAGAAGTCTACATTTGCGTAGAGTCCTTTGTCAGCCAAAATCATTGCTTCAATCTTGCGGGACATGTTGAAGAGTTTCAGATCGCCTTCGCGCTTGCCGAGTTCTTCAGACATCTTGCGCAAGTGTGTTGCGCGTGGGTCTTCTGTTTTGTAAACGCGGTGTCCGAAACCGGATATCTTCTTGTGCTCTTCGAGCATCCTCTTGATGTACGCTTCAACTTTTGATTCTTCGCCAATCTTAAGCAGCATTTTGATAACTTCTTGGTTGGCGCCACCATGGAGCGGACCAGCCAAAGTACCTATTGCTGCAACAATTGCCGAATACATGTCGGTCAATGTACCTGCTGCTACGCGAGCAGCAAAGGTGGAAGCATTGAGTTCGTGATCAGCATGCAAGATAAGCGCAATATCCAAAGACTTTGTGTCTAATGCATCTGGCTCTTTGCCGGTCAGCATGTAGAGGAAGTTGCCGGCTGTGGAAAGATCGGTTTTTGGAGCAATTGGCTCTTTGCCGTTGCGAATGTTGTCCCAGTGGGCAATGATTGTTGGGAATTGCGATGTGAGACGAGTGGCTTTGCGGATATTTGCTTCGCGGCCATTGTCGCCGGCATCCGGATCGAACATGGAGAGAACAGAAACTGCCGAACGTAGCACATCCATTGGCGGAGTGTTCTTCGGAAACTCCTTCATGATTTTCACAAGGTGTGCTGGCAGTTGTCTGTTTGCTTTTAATTCTTTGACCAATGTCTCGTATTCGGACTTGTTCGGCATACGACCGAACCAGAGCAAATAGACCGTCTCTTCAAAAGTCGAGTTCTTTGCCAGGTCGTGAATGTCATAACCCTGGTAAATCAGGCGGCCTTCTTTACCATTTACGTCGCAAATCGTTGAGGTTGCGGCTACTACGTCTTCTAGCCCTGCCTTAGTCATGGTCGACTCCCGAGAATTTGAATTGTTTGGTGTGCTCATTGGTATTTTTTCCGTGTTGTATTTTGCTCAACACAATAGTTAATAATCGTCTGTTTATACACTAAATGACAACCATATAGCCTGAGTATAGGCTCATTTCGCCGGTTTTAGCAATTTCGCAAATTGAGCCATTTTGGGCGATAATTTTGAGGTGCCGAAGTCAAAAAAGCCAAGTGATCAAAATGCAGCCAAGCGGCAAAAACTGCATGGCCAGCAGTTTTCGGCGATAAGGCAGTTAGTCAGGCGTCTAAAGAAGCTCGTTCCAGTTGAGACAAACTCTCAATATGACGAGGCTGTGCTGGCTTATGCGGCGCTTCTGTCACTGGCGGCACGCCAAATTATGCCGGAAATTTTTCAGGGAAAACCTGCCGGAATTATTCTTTCAGCCCTGACAGACGAGCTTCGTCTGGATAAAAGCCAATTTGCTGACGTGCTTGTTGTCCATATAAATGACGCCTGCTTGACAGCCGATAAGTCGTTGATTGCCTCACTGAAAGAAATTCTCTTGCAGGCAGGATCTCAGGAGATCGCGGTTCTGTCAGACCCATTGCTTGTTGGTTGGGTGTATCAGTGCCTGCTTTTTGAGCGAAGAAACTCTTTTACTAAATCTGATGCGTTGCAGAGAATTAGTTCCGATGAGATTCAGTTGAGCGATCTGCCGGTGCTTACGCAATGGTTTACGCCTGATTGGATAAGCAAATTTCTTGTTGCTGAAACGATAGCGCTCAAGGCAAATTCGTCAGACAACGATTTCACATTCATTGATCCTTGTTTGGGCACAGGACATATTTTTGTTGAGGCGCTTAAGGCGCGTTTTGCGTCGCGCGGTAATTTGCCTGCTGAGACTTGTCTGACAAAAATTCTTGCCGATGAATTATTTGGTTGCGACATAGATAGAAAAGTAGTTGAGATAGCTGGATTTTCTATTTATCTTGCTTGTCGGGATTTGGCACCAATAATTGAACTGCCGTTGCCCCAAATCTTTTACTTTGAAGAAGGCGTCGGTAGTCTGTGTTTGCCGTTTGATGAAAAGCCTGGAGTGGAGATTTATTCACTAGTCGGCAAGGCCGATATAGAGCAACTAAGACGAAAATATTCGGCTGTCATTACTAATCCACCGTATTTAAGTCATCGGCTGATGCCCAAAGAGCTTTCGAATTTTCTAAAAGACAATTATCCTTTAGGGCGTTTTGATCTTTACGCTGCCTTTCTCGAATTTTGCATGAAGCTGGTTGAGGAAGATGGAGTTTTTGCTCTCATTTGCCAGCAAAGCTTTATGTCAATTACCCGCTATGAGAAATTGCGGCAAGAGCTTTTGGAAAAATTCTCTCTTAAAACGATTGTTCAATTGGGCTCAGGAGTCTTTGCTTCTCGAAAAGGTGAAAAGGTAAGCAACGCCATTATCATTGCCCAGTTGAATAAACAAGAAAGTGCCACTGACTGTTTTCGAATTTTGAGTGATGAGGAGCAAGCAATTGCACAGATAGAAGGAATTCGAAATTTGCCCAAGCTGGAAGGCAATTCCCAGCTATTTTGGAAATTTCCGGGACAGCAATTTGCATTTTGGTGTCCGGCGGAAATACTTGCTTTGTTCGACCTGCCGGCCTTGGAGTCGTCCGAGTCAGGCATTGAGTCAGCCAACGGTCTGTTCACTTGTAACAACAAGGAATTTGTGAAATTCTTCTGGCAAGTTGATGAGAGTGAGGCAGGCAATTATGTGCCTTACGATAAAGGCGGCGGCTATAAGTGGCATTACACAACACCGCTGCGCCTGAATTGGCGCAACGATGGAAAAGACATTCGCGATTATCGCAAATTGCGAGGACAGTCGGTAGCGCTTCCGGGTGAGCGTTACTACTTCAAACCAGGCGTTACTTATTCTTATATTGGAACACGTGGCTTCAAAGCCAGATTGCTGTCGCCAGACAGTATATTTGATATTGCCAGTTCGGCGTTGTTTACAGATGATCCCCACTATTTGCTTGGATATTTAAATTCGTCGCTTGCTCGTTTTCTATTGGGTGTTTTAAACCCGACTGTAAATTTCCAGATCGGTGATTTAAGACGACTGCCGTATAAAAAACCTTCGTTGCAAATAAGACAGAAGGTTGCTAAAGCAGTAAACGAAGCAATTGAACTTGCTCGCCGGTTGGAGGCTTTTGACTCGCAATCACCCAATTACAAAGGACCGGTGCTGCGGCAATATACGCAATCAAACGATTTGGAGCATCTGGCGGACGCGTGCGTTTTGCATCGTGAGAAGTTATCTGAATTGAATGAGCTGGAAGCTTCGTTGCAAAAGGCCATTGACGATGAGATTTTTGCGCACTATGGAATTAGCGCGGAAATGCGAACTTTAATTGAAAACGATCCCTGGGTTAGCCGTAATCAAAAACTAATTGGCGATATGCCTAGCGATAAGCAACTAATCGCTGACTGCATTAGTTGATTGTCTGGTTTGCCTTAGTTCCCTGTGCTAATGCGTTCTGTTTTGGACGCATAAACAGTTCAAACAGAGCTGGGATGGTTACAAGGGTAAATGCGGTGCTGGTAATTAGACCACCGACTATTACAATTGCCAGAGGTTGTTCCAATTCACGACCAGCCCCGCCAAAGATGGCTAGAGGCAACATGCCCAATGCGGCGGTAATCGCCGTCATCAATACAGGGGCAAGCCTGTCCACGGCTCCTTGATAAAGTGCGTCATCAAATGGCACATTTTGATCGACAAGGGTTTTGATATGTGTAACCAGCAAAATTGAATTGCGCGCTGAAATCCCGAAAAGGCTTATGAAGCCAATCATTGAGCCAATACTCAAGACATTGCCGGTCAATGCCACAGCTAGAATTCCGCCGATGGCAGCTAATGGTAAGTTAGTCGCTATTAGAAGTGTTGCTTTCCAGGAACCCAGTCCTCTGTTGAGAAGTAAAAGTATTCCGACAAGCGACAGAAGCGACGTCCAGATGAGATTGTTGCTGGCTTGTTGTTGAGCTTCGTATTGTCCGGCGTAGTGGATGTAATAACCGGCAGGCAGCTGTACTTGTTTTTCTATTAAGCGTTTAGCGTCGTTGACGACTGAAACAACGTCGCGCCCGTTCGTATTTGCTTGCACCACTATCCGGCGTGCGACATTTTCTCTGATAATTGCATTGGGACCGGGCATTTCTTCAATAGTTGCCAGATCTGAAATTGGTATGCGGGCGCCATCTGGAGTGTCGATGAAAGTTTGTTTGATCAAATCTAGGTTGTGCCTTGAAGTTTCATCCAGCCAAATCTTTAAACTAAAAAGTCTTTGTCCCTCGAGCACTTGTGAAACTATTTTGCCATTGAAGGCAGTTGAGATAAGCTCTGATACGTCATCTGCGGTAAGTCCATAACGAGCCGCTATCGAGCGATTGATTTTGACAATGACTTCCGGAGTCAATACTTGTGATTCGGTTTTTACATCGACGGCTCCTTTAACAGTGGACAAAGCGCCTTCTACTGAATGTGCCAGAGTGCGCAAAGTATTTAAGTCGGGACCGAATATTTTGATGGCGATGTCGGCGCGTGTGCCGCCGGAAAGTACATCATCCATGCGGTGTGCAATAAATGATCCTACATCAAAAGCCATTCCCGGAATTTCAGAAAGATGGCCGCGAATATCGGCAAGTATTTTCGATAGGGGGCGATTGCTTTCTTTCAGATGGAGATCAAATTCGCTAAAGTGAGGACCGCCGGCATCATCGTCAAGCTCCGCGCGACCGATTCTTTGTCCGACGGCTATAACATCTGGATGTTTGAGAAGATTCTTCTCAAGGGCAATACCCATTCGCTTCGAGGCGTCAATACTTTGTCCGGGAAGTCCTGTTGCTGCGATGATCAAATTAAGTTCACGAAACTCAGGCAAGAAAGTCTGTCCCATAAAGGGTAGCAGCGAAAGTGATGTTAGAAATGCTACGAGGGAAAATACCGCAACCATGCGAGGCTGTTCCATTACCCTGTGCAATAAGCGACCGTATTTGTTTTTGAGATAGTGAACTGTTGAGGGTTCGCCTTTCGGCAACTGTTCGCGCTTGCTCAAGAAGTAAACGCATAAGGCTGGAGTTACAGTCAACGCTACGGCTAAACTGGAAAGGGTGGCTACTATGTAAGAAAAGGCCAGTGGTGTAAAAATCCTGCCCTCGACTCCAGAGAGAACAAAGACAGGCAAAAACACCAATGCAACGACAAAAGTGGCATAGACAACAGATGAGCGCACTTCGCGGCAAGCCATATAGATAACTGAAAGAGTCGGCTTGGGGTGTTCCGACATATTGTTTTCTCTGAGTCGACGGTAGACATTCTCTACATCGACAATGGCATCATCAACAACTTCGCCGACAGCAATTGCTAGTCCGCCCAGAGTCATTGTGTTGATGCTGCCGCCTGTTGCTTTTATCGCTAGGATTGCCGATAGCAAAGAAAGAGGAATAGCAGTCAAGCTTATAGCGGCGGTGCGCCAGTTGAGCAGGAAACACCACAAGACGGCAACAACCAGGACACCGCCCAAGGCAATGGCAAACAAGACGTTGTTTATTGATGTTTCGATAAATTCAGCTTGCTCGAAAATGTAGTGGACTTTGATGTCTTTGGGTAGAGAGAGCTGTAGTTCGGCAATCGCTTTTTTTACTTGCTTGGTTACCCCAAGCGTATTAGCCCAGGGTTGTTTAGTGATGATTATTTCGATGCCGGTGTCGCCATTAACTGTGGCATCGCCGATTTTAAAGGCGGAGCCGATTTTCACATCGGCAACGTGTTTGAGCAAAATTGGCGTCCCTGCTCGTACGACAATGACTGAATTTGCTAAGTCGTCGATGTCTTGAATCCTGCCGACTCCGCGAATACTAAGTTGACGATCCGGGCGTACGAGGTAACCGCCGGGTGCGACTGAGTTTGCTTTTTCTGTTGCTTGCAATACTTGATTGAGTGTGACTTCATAGGATCTCAGCTTGTCGGGGTGCACCAGTACTTGATATTCCTTTTTGTCCCCACCCATCACCAGGACTCTGGCGACACCAGGGACGGCCAAAATACGGTTGCGAATATCCCAATCAGCAAGGGTGCGCATTTCCATGGGTGTGGTGACGGTCGATGTAAGTCCTATTTTTAGAATATCGCCTACAACAGACATTGGCGGCAGCATTATTGGTGGACCAATGCCATAGGGCAATTTGGGTAACACAGTCTGAATTCTTTCATTGACCAGCTGTCTTGCCAGATACAGATTTGTGCCGTAGTTAAATATGACTGTTATGACGGATACGCCCGGGAGCGAAAGCGACTTCACCAGGCTCACTCCTGGTGTGCCGTACAAAACAGTTTCCAGAGGCAGGCTTACAACAGGCTCGACTTCAGAAGGAACCAATCCTGGCGCTTCTGTCTGGATTGTTATTTGTGGTGGCGCAAATTCCGGTACGACGTCGACATCCATCTGAGTTGAGAGATAAAGACCGGAAACAACAAGTACCATCGCTAAGACTATCACAATAAAGCGATTGGCTATTGACCATTTGATTACTTGGTTGAGCATGCTTTTAGTCTTTGGCTATTTTTTCGCTGTCGGTGGAGCTGGCTTTTTCGGCTTGTATTTGCCGTTTTTCGCGAGCCGATTTTTTTGAAAGCGAGGACACAAGCAGTCCAAGGAAGAATGAGATGACAACCGCAATGGCAACCAATTGAACATGCCAGGCTTGGCTGTCGTTTGCGCTGTCGCTACCTTCACCATGACCAATTAAACGCTCGCCCTCGGTTGGTTGCGTAAACATTTCGTCGCGTCCACCGGATTTCAAAAGCTCGGCAGCTAGTTGGAAGGCGCCTTCCACTATTACTCGCTGTCCTTCATGCAGTCCGGACAGGATTTCTACTTGATCGCCCAGGCTGCGACCTGTTTTTACTCGTGTTGGTTGATAGCCGTCTTTTGTTTCGACAAATACTAAATTATGACCAGTGCTGTCAACCAAAGCTTCTTTGGGTAACATCAAGGTTTGCACCGGTGCTGATGTTTGGATGTGCAATTGTGCGTACATATCAGGCTTAAGGCGTTGATCAGGGTTGGCTATTTCAGCTCTGACTGGAAGTGTTCTCTTGTCAGGATCAAGTTCAGTGCCTATATAAGTAAGAGTGCCGCGGAAAATTTCATGTGGGTAAGAAGTGACACTGAGTGCGACAGACTGTCCTGTGGACATGCGTGAAACGTCGTCTTCATAGATATCGGCAGTTGCCCAAACTTTGGTGAGATTGCTTATCTTGAAAAGTTCATCAGCCGAAGTAATTGATTGACCGATGGTGGCTGAGACCTGTGCGACCATGCCTTCTCGACTTGCCAAAACAGGAACCGTCAAAATAGTCCGGCGAGTCTTGAACATTTCTTTCAGCCTGGCATCACTTACGCCAAGTTGTCCTAAGCGGTGACTCAACGAATCGTAGATGATGTTTAGTTTGGCTCTCAATGATTTGAGAACAATTTCTCTTTTTGTAGTGGCTGCCTTCAGTCGGCTTTCTGCCAGCTTCATGTCGGCATTTGCTTGTTGCCATGTACGCTGGGCAGCAATACCTTCAGCAAAGAGCTTCTCATTGCGCTTCACTTCAATTTGAGCAAGATCAAATTGTGTCTGGTTTTGTTTGATTTCGGCATCAAGTTCTGCTGTTGTTTGCGCTATTTGATATTCAAGTTCGGTTTTACTCTTAAGTGTTTCGGATGCTAGTTCGTTTATCTCAGGACTGTCGAGCAAAATAAGCGGCTGTCTGGCTTTGACATGTTCACCTTGTTTGACCAAGATGTCGATAATGCGGCCGGAGACAAGTGAATGTTGTTCAAATTGCCATGTGGGAATAGCTTCAATTTTCCCTGTTGTTTCAACAGTCATGGGCAGAGGTTTTTGCTCAATGGTCATAATTCTTAAGCCCAGGGCGGCTTTGCCCAGGTTGCTTACAGGAATTATCTGACCTTCCGGTCCAAAGGTTTCAAGCCCTGAGGCGCTGTCGCCGGCGAAGGCACAAGGCTGCAAAAAGCCGAATGTGAGAGCAAATGTCAGGCAAGCCAGGCGCAATTTTTTGTTCACAGCCATTAGACGAACCTGCCGTATCTAGACCAACTTAGATTCCTAACTAAGCTAATTATAGCTGTGTGGCGCTAATTTTATAGTTCGTATTTGGTCTTTCCCAGCCTGCTTGGCTGATATGGTTGTGCGCTCGGGGCGCGGCCACCCCAATACTGGCTCCACGATTTATAGGGAAAGTTTGTTTTTTTGGCCATGTACGCTTGATACAGAAAGTCGGCGTTATATTTGCCATCGGTATTGATTGTAAAACTTAGTTTTGTATCGGCGTCGGAAATTTGGAAGCATGTGGGCACAAGCGGCTGTTCTCTTGAGGTGTATTGCGGGGTGCCACCTTCCGTGATAGTGCCATTGTTGTTGAAGTCGAAATAAGCGATATTGATTGGCGGCTTCTCGCTAAACGGTTTATCTATGC
Proteins encoded in this window:
- a CDS encoding class A beta-lactamase-related serine hydrolase: MVNVNHSGNHQRQTYPLRVKHAKRHVARKKRNKRLPPGQRLVLYGMLACLITLLQCYKLPADTPNTTLANDLIPETPVLIAPPFALKAESETIATGLKEAANLPKLTAGVFAVDLDSGEYAEINGYHKFPAASIIKIPILVALLSAQDKHLVDPNKQLELRKDLMAGGSGILQWRPVGSKISVQDAAELMITRSDNTATNLVIDLLGGIDKFNPLFKQWGLKQTQLNAWLPDLPGANKTSPYELAYLVARINNGEILEKKSHDWMFNVMQRVRNKSLIPNGLGKEARIAHKTGDIGSMVGDAGIVWCNSGKCYLVAIQVERPHNDRRANVLVRKLSKIVYEGFTGELVPDPPKPKFRARHYRLPHGMRHVAKHKHWPQYSISKAGPGKATTRSVRSKAG
- a CDS encoding stage II sporulation protein M, with amino-acid sequence MNLERWVRQRKKSWQKLEAILAGIDKFGMAGLSKEELRQLGRLYRATSADLSRARSFMVDRQLESYINNLVVRAHNQVYQNTNNRLIDLLRFLWVEFPNLVLRYFAYVLAAVTLFVLPLIGSYVATNSDLNFARQELFHGDPLVPDHIWSTVEKRELWTGGIQNFSPLAASQIVTNNIHVSIVAFALGITFGVGTAIVLIFNGISLGTIFGVCHNFGIARNLLAFVAPHGVLELTAIFISGGAGLLIGKALLFPGNYSRIDSLKLAAKPALGLFGGCIPLLIIAACIEGFVSPRTDVSLLSRYWLSLTTFVLLSLYFFIPRRTAAVEIKTEHKDAQNLTKI
- a CDS encoding RDD family protein; the protein is MQNPDYVISTPENVELHLEMAGLGNRILACLIDTAISYLVVGIIVGLAFGVAYFLESMHLPWQQATVLGIYLVSVTIISVFVVMLGYFIYFEVRWQGQTPGKRVMRIRVVDENGAPVKTSAVWIRNLVRNVDVGVFFIGVLFIMFDKRERRLGDFAGATLVIRERRLDPMIVEAGFAESKDFVRHVDAGRLSPEEYQIVASFLARRNKLEKGARQLLARDLKEYLMKKVGDAQLKEQSPELFLEAVYFAYQERAI
- a CDS encoding citrate synthase (catalyzes the formation of citrate from acetyl-CoA and oxaloacetate), with protein sequence MTKAGLEDVVAATSTICDVNGKEGRLIYQGYDIHDLAKNSTFEETVYLLWFGRMPNKSEYETLVKELKANRQLPAHLVKIMKEFPKNTPPMDVLRSAVSVLSMFDPDAGDNGREANIRKATRLTSQFPTIIAHWDNIRNGKEPIAPKTDLSTAGNFLYMLTGKEPDALDTKSLDIALILHADHELNASTFAARVAAGTLTDMYSAIVAAIGTLAGPLHGGANQEVIKMLLKIGEESKVEAYIKRMLEEHKKISGFGHRVYKTEDPRATHLRKMSEELGKREGDLKLFNMSRKIEAMILADKGLYANVDFYSASVYYMLGIPEDLFTPVFAMSRISGWTAHVLEQYSNNRLIRPRAEYTGPNNLNYVPVAQR
- a CDS encoding N-6 DNA methylase, producing the protein MPKSKKPSDQNAAKRQKLHGQQFSAIRQLVRRLKKLVPVETNSQYDEAVLAYAALLSLAARQIMPEIFQGKPAGIILSALTDELRLDKSQFADVLVVHINDACLTADKSLIASLKEILLQAGSQEIAVLSDPLLVGWVYQCLLFERRNSFTKSDALQRISSDEIQLSDLPVLTQWFTPDWISKFLVAETIALKANSSDNDFTFIDPCLGTGHIFVEALKARFASRGNLPAETCLTKILADELFGCDIDRKVVEIAGFSIYLACRDLAPIIELPLPQIFYFEEGVGSLCLPFDEKPGVEIYSLVGKADIEQLRRKYSAVITNPPYLSHRLMPKELSNFLKDNYPLGRFDLYAAFLEFCMKLVEEDGVFALICQQSFMSITRYEKLRQELLEKFSLKTIVQLGSGVFASRKGEKVSNAIIIAQLNKQESATDCFRILSDEEQAIAQIEGIRNLPKLEGNSQLFWKFPGQQFAFWCPAEILALFDLPALESSESGIESANGLFTCNNKEFVKFFWQVDESEAGNYVPYDKGGGYKWHYTTPLRLNWRNDGKDIRDYRKLRGQSVALPGERYYFKPGVTYSYIGTRGFKARLLSPDSIFDIASSALFTDDPHYLLGYLNSSLARFLLGVLNPTVNFQIGDLRRLPYKKPSLQIRQKVAKAVNEAIELARRLEAFDSQSPNYKGPVLRQYTQSNDLEHLADACVLHREKLSELNELEASLQKAIDDEIFAHYGISAEMRTLIENDPWVSRNQKLIGDMPSDKQLIADCIS
- a CDS encoding CusA/CzcA family heavy metal efflux RND transporter — encoded protein: MLNQVIKWSIANRFIVIVLAMVLVVSGLYLSTQMDVDVVPEFAPPQITIQTEAPGLVPSEVEPVVSLPLETVLYGTPGVSLVKSLSLPGVSVITVIFNYGTNLYLARQLVNERIQTVLPKLPYGIGPPIMLPPMSVVGDILKIGLTSTVTTPMEMRTLADWDIRNRILAVPGVARVLVMGGDKKEYQVLVHPDKLRSYEVTLNQVLQATEKANSVAPGGYLVRPDRQLSIRGVGRIQDIDDLANSVIVVRAGTPILLKHVADVKIGSAFKIGDATVNGDTGIEIIITKQPWANTLGVTKQVKKAIAELQLSLPKDIKVHYIFEQAEFIETSINNVLFAIALGGVLVVAVLWCFLLNWRTAAISLTAIPLSLLSAILAIKATGGSINTMTLGGLAIAVGEVVDDAIVDVENVYRRLRENNMSEHPKPTLSVIYMACREVRSSVVYATFVVALVFLPVFVLSGVEGRIFTPLAFSYIVATLSSLAVALTVTPALCVYFLSKREQLPKGEPSTVHYLKNKYGRLLHRVMEQPRMVAVFSLVAFLTSLSLLPFMGQTFLPEFRELNLIIAATGLPGQSIDASKRMGIALEKNLLKHPDVIAVGQRIGRAELDDDAGGPHFSEFDLHLKESNRPLSKILADIRGHLSEIPGMAFDVGSFIAHRMDDVLSGGTRADIAIKIFGPDLNTLRTLAHSVEGALSTVKGAVDVKTESQVLTPEVIVKINRSIAARYGLTADDVSELISTAFNGKIVSQVLEGQRLFSLKIWLDETSRHNLDLIKQTFIDTPDGARIPISDLATIEEMPGPNAIIRENVARRIVVQANTNGRDVVSVVNDAKRLIEKQVQLPAGYYIHYAGQYEAQQQASNNLIWTSLLSLVGILLLLNRGLGSWKATLLIATNLPLAAIGGILAVALTGNVLSIGSMIGFISLFGISARNSILLVTHIKTLVDQNVPFDDALYQGAVDRLAPVLMTAITAALGMLPLAIFGGAGRELEQPLAIVIVGGLITSTAFTLVTIPALFELFMRPKQNALAQGTKANQTIN
- a CDS encoding efflux RND transporter periplasmic adaptor subunit, whose protein sequence is MAVNKKLRLACLTFALTFGFLQPCAFAGDSASGLETFGPEGQIIPVSNLGKAALGLRIMTIEQKPLPMTVETTGKIEAIPTWQFEQHSLVSGRIIDILVKQGEHVKARQPLILLDSPEINELASETLKSKTELEYQIAQTTAELDAEIKQNQTQFDLAQIEVKRNEKLFAEGIAAQRTWQQANADMKLAESRLKAATTKREIVLKSLRAKLNIIYDSLSHRLGQLGVSDARLKEMFKTRRTILTVPVLASREGMVAQVSATIGQSITSADELFKISNLTKVWATADIYEDDVSRMSTGQSVALSVTSYPHEIFRGTLTYIGTELDPDKRTLPVRAEIANPDQRLKPDMYAQLHIQTSAPVQTLMLPKEALVDSTGHNLVFVETKDGYQPTRVKTGRSLGDQVEILSGLHEGQRVIVEGAFQLAAELLKSGGRDEMFTQPTEGERLIGHGEGSDSANDSQAWHVQLVAIAVVISFFLGLLVSSLSKKSAREKRQIQAEKASSTDSEKIAKD